The stretch of DNA TGTTCACTTCACAGGGGTTTTGTGAAATTTGCCGGGATACCCTCAGGTCACTGCACCCTGGAGACCGCAACACCAGATCATCTCCATCAAACCCAGGCTGGATCAGGGCCATCTGGTGGATTTCTCCCATCCAGACCTGCTGGTTCTCACTGTTGATGATGATCCATTCGCGGTCCCCATCCAGACCTGCATCTGGAGTGACCCTTGCAGAAATCACCTGGATTCCGGCACAGGATTTGATGGGATAGATCCACAGGCCGACAAGCTGGAGTGCAGAAAGAAGAGGAGGGTCAGTCATGAAGTGTCCTTTGTTCCCTGATCTTACAATGCCCTGATGTCCTGTGCAGATGACTTCTGGATTCGGTGCAACTGTCCTGGCCTCTCAGTCGTATTACATCAAAACCGATTACCCTGTGAAGGGTAACGATTCAGCCCACCTGACCGCAGGCCGGGCTGGACCAAAGGAGAACTCACTTTGTTGGAACACCTGCAAGACCTCATTCTGAAGTTTGGTTACATCGGTATTGGTGCCACACTGCTGCTGGAAACCGGCTTCCTGATCTTTTTCTTCCTTCCCGGAGACACCCTGCTGCTCGCCGTGGGGGCCATTGCCTACACAGGAAAACTGGCGCTCGGACCTGCCATTCTGTCTGCCTTCATTGGGGCGGTGCTCGGAAATGCTGTGGGATACTGGGTGGGGGCGAAATACGGACGGGCCGTGTTCAGCAACCAGAACAGCCGCCTGTTCAACCCTGAGAACATTGCGAAAGCCGAGCATTTCTACAACAAATACGGGGCCATGGCAATCATGCTTTCCCGCTTTGTGCCCGGCGTGCGCGCCATTGTGCCCACCATCGCTGGCATGGTTCGCATGAATTACGGCATGTTCATGCTGTTGAACATTGCCAGTGCCGCCCTGTGGACCGTCAGCCTTCCGCTGCTGGCCTACTATGTGCTGCCCCTCACGGGCCTCACCGAAAAAGAAGTTGAGAAGTACATCCTGGTGATGGTCTTCCTGGCCTTCCTGATCCCGCTGATTCCGGTGGGCATCCGCATGCTGAAACCCAGAAAGAGCATTCAGGAAAAAGTGTAAGTCAAGGTGCAACAAAAACAGCCCCAGATCTGGGGCTGTTTCTTGATGAAGCAGCAGGATTTAATCCAGGAAGTCGCGCAGTTTGCGGGTTCTGGATTCGTGGTACTTCAGTTTGCGCAGCGCCTTGTTCTCGATCTGGCGGATGCGTTCACGGGTGACGTTGAAGTACTGGCCCACCTCTTCCAGGGTGTGCTCGCGTCCATCCACCAGGCCCTTGCGGAGTTTCAGCACCATGGCTTCACGCTCGGTCAGCTTGGAGAGGGCTTTTTCAAGTTCCTCGCTGAGCAGGGTCTTGGCAGCGTTCTCCACAGGGCTGTCCAGGTTCTCGTCGGGGATGAAGTCCCCGTAGAAGCTGTCCTTCTCGTCCCCGATGGGGGTTTCGAGCGACACAGGCTCCTGGGAGACCTTCTGCACTTCCTCCACCTTGGCGGCGTCCCAGCCAGGGCCCATGGCTTCGGCGATTTCCTCATAGCTGGGTTCGCGGGACAGTTCCTGCTGAAGCTGACGGGCGGTGCGGGTCAGCTTGTTGATGGTCTCCACCATGTGCACCGGAATGCGGATGGTGCGGGCCTGGTCGGCAATGGCCCGGTTGATGGCCTGACGAATCCACCAGGTCGCGTAGGTCGAGAACTTGTAGCGGCGCTTGTACTCGAACTTCTCCACGGCACGGATCAGGCCCTGGTTGCCCTCCTGGATCAGGTCCAGGAAGCCCAGGCCACGTCCGGTGTACTTCTTGGCGATGGACACCACCAGACGCAAGTTGGCCTCGATCAGTTGCTGGCGGGCATACTGTCCGTCTTCCACCAGACGCTGCAAACGACGCTGCTTGCGCTCGTCCTCGCTGTGCTCTCCGGCTTCGATGCGCTTGCGGGCCTCTTCACCTTCTTCAATGCGGCGGGCAAGGTCGATTTCCTCGTCGAGGGTCAGCAGGGGAACGCGACCAATTTCATGCAGATACTGGCGCACCGGGTCGTTGGAAACGGTTTTGGGAATGTCGTCGAAGAACTCATCTTCTTCTTCTTCGTCTTCCTCATCGTCGTCAAAACCCAGAACTTCTTCATCGTCATCGGCGAGGTCACTGATCTCAATGCCCTGACGCTGGATGTAATTTTGCAGGTCTTCGACTTCTTCAAGCAGGTCGGCTTCGGAGGTGCCGCTGCCTTCCAGGGCTGCACTGAGGGCCGTGGCAATTTCTTCGGTGGAGAGCATCCCCATGGTCTTGCCCACCCGCACGAGGTCCTGAATGGCCTGATGCTGCACGTAGGGTTTCTCGACCCTGGGGGTGTCGTCAGGCTCGATGGCCGCGCGACGTCCCTTGGTTTTTGGAGCTTCTTCTACCGTGGCTTTTTTGCGGGTCCGCACTTTCGCGGCGCTCTGCGACACAGGAGTGCTTTCTTGTGGTGCTTCAATGGTCTCGCTGGTCTTCTTGGAGCGTGTGCGTTTTTCAGTCATGTATCACTCCCTCACGGCAAGAATACCGCATCATAGAAGTGTAGCAAATTTTATGGGAGAAGTCTGGGAGACTTCACAAATTTGCTTCACGTCTAACCCTTTACGAGGCGTGTTTCAGTTTCGTTCCCGAATGCCCCGCAGCACTTTATAGCTCTTGTTCTTGATGACCAGCTGAACCTTTCCATGCTTCTGCATCAGGGGTTCATACGGCAGGAACTGGTTGGCCACCACCCAGACTTCCCCTCCGGCCCTCACGTGCTGGTAGGCCACCCGGATGAACTCCTCTGCCACTTCAAGAATCACATCTGTCCCCACATGGAAAGGTGGGTTCATGACGACCAGATCGAACTGGGCCTGTTCTGGAAGGGCACTTCCCACATCGCTGTGCAGGGCTGTCACCTTCAGACCAGCATCCCGGGCGTTGATCTCAATGCTGCGCACAGCAGCAAGGTCCTCTTCCAGCAGGGTCACTTCTGCACCCAGCTGTGCACAACGGAGACCCAGCACCCCTGCACCTGCCCCGATGTCCAGCACCTGTTTTCCTGCAGGAGAGGGGAGGTGTGAGAGAAGAAGCTGGCTTGCATCGTCCACTTTGCCTGCACTGAACACTCCGGGTAAAGAAGTGATCTGCAGACCTTCAAAGGTGTACTGGTGGGTTCTGGCAGCTTCGATCTGGGCCTCTGCGTTCTCCTTGATGAAGCCTGCAACACGCATGCCCTTGTGCCGCTCAAGCACCTCACCTTCACCGAAAGCAGCCTTGAACCACTTGAAGTAGCGCTCAAAGCCTTTGTCCTTGTCTCCGGCAATCAGGCAGAGGCCCCCGGGCTTTGTGCGGGCAAAAGCGGCCTGCAAATATTCCCGGACAGCTTCATTGCCCTTGTCTGCAGGCAACACAGCCAGCACAGTGTCGAATTCCCCCGTCATTTCCAGAGGCAAAGCCGCCTGAACCGTCACCCTGGGATCATCCATAAACTGGCGCTGCAGCACCTCCAGAGCCGCCCTGGAACGCTCTGCCAGCGTGATTTGAGGTTCGGTCAGGTACAGGGCCACCGCGCCATTCTGTGCTGTCAGGTCCAGAATGTGCTCTCCCAGATCCACAGGAGGATTCAACAGCACGCCCAGCAGGAGCGCCTGGGCATCGTCCAGCCCTGGATACCCCCGCACCCCCGGTTTGGTGAGGATGCCCCTTTCGGGCAGTTTGGGGGGAAGTTTGGCAATTTTGAGGTCAGAATACATCAGCACTATAGTGTACTCGTTATGGTGACTGTGGACTGTGGAATTGAAGGATTTGAAAAAAGGGACCTCAGGTGACCCCCTCCTGGTCTTTGGAAACCCAGATCGGTGACTTCAAACTGATCCTGGGCATTGATGAGGCAGGCAGAGGGGCCCTTGCTGGACCCGTGGCTGTGGCCGGTGCGATTCTTCCTGCAGAGCGGGTGGTGTTGCCTTACCGGGACTCCAAGACCCTGAAGTTTGAACGCAGGGTGGAACTCGCTGAGCATGTGAAATCCTACGCTGTGCGCTATGCCATCAAACTGGTGCCTGCTGCTGACATTGATTCCACTGGCATCCTGAAAGTGGTGATCCGGGCCAGCGAGGAGATCATTCAGGAGCTGCAGCCAGAAGCGGTGATCACGGATTATCTGAAGGTGAAAACAGGATTGCCCCTGCTGGCCGTTCCAAAAGCAGATGCAAATTCATACACGGTGGCTGCAGCGAGTTTGCTGGCCAAGACGGCCAGGGACCAGTACATGATTGAACTGCACGAAAAGCACCCGGAGTACGGTTTTGCAGGACACAAGGGTTACGGGACCCAGGAGCATGTTCAGGCATTGCAGAAGCATGGGGTGACCCCGGAACACCGCAAAACCTTTGCTCCGGTGGCCCAGGGGTTGCTGTTTTCAGAGAATTGAAGGATTCTGCTGCATCTGAATTCCTTTTCAGATCACAAAATGCATGATTTTGAGTCAAAAATTGCAAATTTTATGGATCAATCCCTTTTCGAGGCCACTGGCTGCCTGACAGCCTTCTTTCTCTGCACAGGGAAAATTTTGCAGCTGTGGCTTTGAATTTCAAAAGGTACGTTATAATCTATAAAAGCAAAATTTGGGGAGTGATCTTGTGAGCCGTTTAGCCCTTGTACTGCACAACCATCAACCCAACGGGAACCTGCCAGATCTGCTGGAGAAAGCGCATCAGACGGCGTACCTTCCCTTCTTGAAGGTGTTACAGGAACACCCCAGAATCAAAATCAACCTGCACTATTCCGGCACCCTGCTGCAGTGGATTCAGAAAAACCACCCAACCACCCTGCAGCTTTTAAAGCAACTCGTGGAACGGGGCCAGGTGGAACTGCTCGGTGGGGGCATGCATGAACCGCTGCTTCCCCTCATTCCCAAAAGGGACCGCATGGCGCAGATTGCTGCCCAGAGGGACTGGATGGCCCAGCACCTGGGTTTCCGCAGCAAAGGGGTCTGGCTTGCCGAGTGCGCCTGGGACACCGACCTCCCTGAAACCCTCTCTGAGTGTGGGGTGGAATTCACCTTGCTGGACGACACCCAGATCCCAGAGCAGGCCCTTCCTGCGACGTATTACCTGACCGAGCACGATGGGCACAACGTGCGGGTTTTCGTGATGCAGCATCAGCTTCACAACCAGATGCCTTACGCGCAGCCTGCCACCCTGATTGAGAACATCCGGGCGCAGAAACAACTGGTGGTCCTGGGTGAGGATGGAGAAAGCCTCGGTCTGATTGGCGACACCTACCAGCGTTGCTACATCGAAGGCTGGTTGCAGAATTTCTTTACGGCACTGGAACAGAACAGGGACATCCAGCTGGTGCACCTCTCTGAGGAGCTCAAACAACCCTGCAGTGGTCTGGTTTACGTGCCCAGCAGCTCCTTTGCTGCCCCGGATGGCTACTTTCGTCAGGCGATGGCCAAATATGCGGGCATCAACAACCTGCACAAGCGCATGCGTTACACCAGCCTGAAACTGGACATGACCCCCAGGGCCTCACAGCAGGCTTATGAGCACCTCTGGCGGGGCCAGACGGGGGACGCCTACTGGCCCACCAGCGCCGAATACAACTTTGTGCGCTTCGAGGCGTACCGCAACCTGATCCGCGCCGAAAACGAAATCGAGCCCAGAAAATACAGCTGGCTGGAAATCGATTACCGGGACACCAACGGAGACGGCATTCAGGAACTGATTGCAGAGAGCCACACCATGAACCTGCACTTCTCACCCACCGAGGGTGGAAGCCTGCAGGAGTGGGATTATCGGGAAAAAGCCGTCAACCTGGTGGACTCCTACAGCGACCATCCCAGAACGCACCCCAGAACCCTGGTGGAGCATTTCTTCGGGGGAGAGGTCAGCCTCAGGTCCTTTGCCAGCGGCCAGTATCTGGAACTCGGAGATTTCTCCACGGGCCTCTTTGATGCGGGGAAATACCGCAATCGGGTGACGTTAAGCCGCATGGGCATTGTGCGGGGTCCTGCAGGGATTCCAGTTCCGGTGGAACTCAAAAAGAGCCTGAAGATCCTGCCCAAGGAACACCAGATCGAACTGGAGTACCGCATCACCAACCATGGGGACTGGGACATCATCACCCGCTTTGGCAGCAAATGGAATTTCGGGTTGCTGGCCGGAGATTCCCCGGACCGATACTTTTACATCAATGGCCGCAAAGTGGGCAGCCTCGGGTCCACCCAGGAACACCGTGAAGTCACCCATGCAGGCATCGTGGACGAATGGCTGGGCATCCGGGTGGTCTTCGAATTTGAGGGCAGAGAAGCCACGATCTGGCACTATCCGGTGGTCTGTGACCGCAAACGCCCCCTCTACCAGTCCAGTGTCTTCATGCCTGTCTTCGATCTGGACCTGCCCAAGGGCCGTTCCAGAAGACTGGCATTCAACGTGCACGTGGAGGAGTTGTAACACGTGGATCTGAGACCCATGGAAGAAGCCACCATTTATGACCGTCTCACAAAAGAAGGTCTGGGCAGGCTGATCCACCGCTTTTACGATCTGGTGCATCAGCATCCCTTGCTCAGGGAAATCTTTCCTGAGGACCTCACCGAGACCCGTGAAAAGCAGTTTGCCTTCATGAGTGGCTTTTTCGGGGGTCCACCTTTATATATGGAGAAATACGGACACCCCAGGCTCAGGATGCGCCACCTGAAATTTCCCATCGGAGAAGGGGAGGCCAGGGCGTGGCTTGCCTGCATGGAGCAAGCCCTCAAGGACACCGTGCCCGATCAAAAGTTGCGCGAGGACATTTTTGCTGCCCTCGCGCGAACTGCCGTACACATGATCAACCAGTGAAGCTCTGGGGTGAACCCCTCAGTGGTCCACCAGAACCCCTGCATGCAGGGGAGCGGAGTCCACAATGGTGAATTCACCACACACGTCCTTGGTGAGGATCAGTTCAGAACAACTCCAGGTGAGGTGGGGAATGTAAGTCTGCTGGGCCAGTTGCCACACAGACTCTTCTTCCCAGGGAACGATGCCAAGTCCGACCGTGATGTGGGGCAGGTAATCTGCGCCATCCACGGGTTTGAACGGTTCTCCGCCAAGGGTCCTGCACATCTGGTGGGCTTCCCGGAAACTCGGGGTGCTCTCCAGCGAGACGTAAAGCACATTCGGGAACCTTTTCCACCCGCAGGAGCTGAGGGTCAGTGGGGAGAGGTTGCGGCTGAGGTCATGAAACTTCTCTTTCAATTCCTCTTCGCTGCCCTGCCAGAAAAACGGAGAACGCAAGTTGATGTGGGGCACTCCGTATCCTGCCAACTGATGATCTCGCTGAAACGCCCGAATGAAACGCATCAACTCGGGGTGGGGCCAAACCAAAACGCCGTATAAGGTCATAGGACTCAAGCCTTCGTTATTTTATATCGGCAAGCCCCTGCACCGGAAGCAATCTGACTGATGCGGGTGATGGGCACACCAAGAAGTCTTTCGTAGAGGCTCATCTCACACTGGCAAATTGCCTTGTAGCGCCTCGCCACAGCGATACTCGGGCAGTTGCGTTGTTCGAGCAACCATTCACCGTCTTCGGTCAACGTTGCCTGATATCCAGCTTCGCACAGCAACTCTGACAACTTCCGTACTTTTTCGTCCAGACTTAAGTGTTCAAGCTGAGGAGCCAGTTGCCGGTACAGGGATTCCTCGCGGGCGGTGAACAGCTGAAACACCATCTGCTGGCCATGCAGTTCCTCCAGGTGCCCGAGCAGGTCCAGGCACAGCCCCGAGTAATTCTTGGGAAAGGCTTCCTCGCCCTTGTGGGTGAGGTGGTACACGTACTGCGGACGCCCTTTGCCACAGCGTTTTTCCAGTTGCTGGGTGATGTACCCTTCTTCCTCAAGGTCCAGCAGGTGCTTGCGGATGGCCGGAACCGTGACCCCCAGCGAGGCTGCGAGGTCCTGGGTGGTGCCCCCGCAGCTCTCCTTGAGGTGCGAAAGAATTTTTCGTTTGGTGTGGTCAGGGTTCGGTAGCATAGGGGTTAAAGCATGGGCAGAGATTGCAGGCTCTGCACGCTGATGCGGCCTGCCAGATTCTGGCTGATCTTGACGAGGGACTGCGCGGAAGAACTTTCAGGGTGGGAGATCACCACAGGGGTGCCCTGGTCGGAGGCTTCACGGAGCGGCATGTCGAGGGGAACTTCACCCAGGAAGTGGAGGGACATCTGTTCGGCTTTGCGCTTGCCGCCCCCGTGTCCGAAAATGTCGTAACGGGTGCCGGTGTCGGGAGCCACAAAGTAGCTCATGTTTTCCACGACGCCCAGAATCGGGATGCTGCTCTTCTTGAACATGTCCATGGCACGGGCGGCGTCAATCAGGGCCACATCCTGAGGGGTGGTCACAATCACGGCTCCGGTGATGCTCACGGACTGGGCCAGGGAGAGCTGCACATCGCCCGTCCCTGGAGGCAGGTCGATGATCAGGTAGTCGAGTTCTCCCCACAGGGCTTCTTTGAGGAACTGCTGGATCGCTCCGTGCAGCATGGGACCACGCCACACCAGTGCCTGACCTGCAGGAACCAGGTTGGCCATGGACAGGAACTTCACGCCAAAGCGCTCCAGAGGCAGCATCTGCTTGTTCTGGTTGGCCTTGATGCGGTCTTCGGTGTTGCCCAGCATGTGGGCAATGCTCGGACCGTAAATGTCGGCGTCCATCAGACCGACCCGTGCTCCGCTCTGGGCCAGGGCTATGGCAAGGTTGGTGGAGACGCTGGATTTGCCCACGCCTCCCTTGCCGCTTCCCACCAGGATCACATGCTGAATTCCAGGCAGGGCAGGCTTGTTGCTGGCGCGCACGGTGGCGCCGAATTCGACAGTGACACTGCTGGCACCGACGGCTTCGATGGCGCGGCGAACGTCCGCCTCGATCACCCCTTTCAAGGGGCAGGCGGGCGTGGTCAGGTTGATCTTGGCGTGAACTTGCGTTCCCGTCACCACCACCCGTTCCACCATTCCCAGCGAAACCAGATCCTGATGCAGCTCGGGGTCATTCACGAGGCTCAGGGCTTTTAACACGATGTCTTCAGTGACCACAGGCATAGCAAGCAGGGTAGCACCACTAGGCCATTTTGCTCAAGGATGGGAGTCACAATACTTAAGATCAGCTGAAATATGGTGGTGGGATGCCGTCAAAGACGTCATTTGTGCTTTTTTCTCTATTGAGAAGCGGTCAGCTTTCAGCCCTCAGCAGTCAGCAAAAGATGAGAATTGCAGGCCAGAAACCCTCGAGTTGGGGAGAAGTTGAAACCACTGCGTTGTGTTTCTGGATGGCTTCTTTCTCTGGACCAATCCACAGCAAAAGCTTCAGGGTGCTGAGGTCTGACCGCTGACCGCTGATGGCTCTCTTCCACAGCCAGGGAGACCCAGCACCTGGCAAACGGTGGCGTAATGCTTCATTACTTCTGCGGCTGCAAGTCGGCTGTCTTCCTGAAAGGCGTGCTCACTGACGAAATTGTCCAGATTCAGGTGGCCATAGACCACTCCATCAAACACAATCGGGGCATTGATGTTGCAGCGGATTTCACCCACACGGCTGTCCTGGTTGAACACAGGGATTCCATCTCCATCCCAGCCAGTGGTCTCAATGGACACCGAGGCAATCAGGTGGTTTCCTCGCAGAATGCGGGGTTGTCCTGACCTCCAGCTGGCTTCGGGATTGCGGTACCATTCCAGCTGGTGTTCTCTGGAATAACTGACACCCAGAAGGCTGTCGTCGTAACCCACCTGGGCGATGCGCATGAACTCCTCGCCTTGCCAGAGGTCCATGCTGCCTGCCTGGGCACTGGGGACCATCTGGACGGCCAGTTCCAGCATCATCTGCCAGTAGGCCTGATCTGGTTTTTGTCTGGAATGCAGCAGGCCCAGGGTGGTGCTCATGCTGTCAAACACCGCCCGGCGGTTGATGGAAGTGACGTTTCCTGGAAGCTGGTTTTTCTGCTGGCTCTTGCTCTGGTACATGCGTTCATCGGCAAGCTGCACCAGCAGTTTCTGGTCTCCCTGGGATTCCTGAGGGTGAAAGGCCACACCTGCACTGAAGCTGCCCATCCCAAGGGTACTTTCTTCCACAGCCAGACGCACTTTCTGCATCCGGGACAGCACCACGTGCACCTGGGAGGATTCCAGTCCATGCAGCAACACTGCAAATTCGTCTCCACCAATGCGGAAAGCCAGATCCGAGGACCTCAGGTGCTGCTCGAGTTGCCTGCCCACCTCACGGATGAAGTGGTCTCCGGCTTCATGGCCCCGGGTGTCATTGATGTGTTTCAGGCGGTTGAGGTCCATCATCACCAGGGCAAAAGGCATTTGCTGTTGCATGAATCTGGCCAGGACCCCTTCAAAGGCGCGACGGTTTCCCAGACCTGTGAGCGCATCTGTGTGGGCCATTTCCATCCAGGTGTCCTTGCTCCGCGATTCCGGATGCCTGACCAGAGCAAAGCCATACAGGTCAGGATGGTGCAGGGGAATCAGCTGTCCTTCCACGCAGATGCCTTCATCGAAGCAGAGGGAGACATCTGCAGGTTCCTGGATGTTTTGCAGGGTCACAGTGGAGGAGAGGACACACCTGGGCAGCAAAAGGGTTTCTTTCCATCCCAGAGCGGCCAGGAGTGCACTGCTGGCCCAGACCAGTTTTTCATGTTCAATCAGTCCATCCAGAGGATGCATGGTCACTCCACAGGGCACGTCGTGTTGCAGGCCTTCCGTTGGGAGCCTGCAGGGATGCGGTCAAGCATGTTGCACAAAGAAAAAGAAAACGAGCGGTTTCATCTCAGTGTAAACATGGGTGTCTTGTACAAAGCTTACACGGGACGTGCATCCGCTTTGACAGCCCATCTTCTGTTCAATTGTCTGTCATGCCTTTCTTCATAAAAGGCGCTATAATCAGCCCGTGATTCCCGCGTGTGGTCCTTACCTGCCTGAACTCCTGCTGGAGGAGGGCGACATCCGAACCTACCTGGGTACGGACACCATCACCGGTATGCCGGTCCTGCTGTACCTCAGTGAACACGCCCTGCCTTTCAGTGAACTGTCTGCCCCCCACCTGTTGCCTTTTCTGGATTCAGGCACAGAAGGCAGAGACCATTACCTGACCGCTGGGCTTCCCCTCACCTTCAGAACCCTTCCCAAAACCCTTCCCAGAGAACTGCTGGAAGACATCTGGGAGGCTGGTCTGCAAATGCTTCAGGGCCTGCACGAAGCAGGAAAGACCTTTGGTCGCCTGACTGCCCACCACTGCCTGCTCAATGGCAAGGATGTGCTCTTCGTGGGCGCAGGCCTGACTCCGGGCAGCGAGAAAACCGACATCCGCAACCTGGCCAAACTGGTCATGCACCTGATGGGTGGACAGTCGTCTTCGGAACTCAACACGGTCATGCGCAACCAGCTTGAACGCCTGATGCAAAACCACTTCATCAGTGCGGCTCACCTGCTGCGCGACCTGCAGAACAGGCCCAAAACCCCCACCCAGAGTGTGCTGCAAACCGTCAAAACCACCCCTGCTGAGCCCGAGCCAGAGGAAGTGGAGTTTGAAGAAACCGAAATCAAACTCGACGACGCCCCCCAGGAACCCCAGGCCCCTCCAGTGGTGGTTCGCATTGGGTGGGATGATGATGAGTCCTGGAGGCAGGTTCAGTCCCCTGCGACAGCCCATCCTGCACAGAACCAGAACACTTCTGGCATCATGCGGTATCTTGCAACCATCGGGATTGCAGTGCTGCTCCTTGCTGGAGCAGGTCTGGGCTGGTGGTACGCTGCCAGACAGCAACAGGCCATTCCGGAAGCCAACAGTCCCACCACCTGCTGTGTGGTGGACTTCAGCCTCACCCGCAAGAGCCAGCCTTACAACGCCCAGGCCAAACTGATTGCTGTGAAAGTGCCAGAAGGCAGCAGTTACAAAGCAGGAGACACGCTGGGTCTGGTTCCTGGTCCTGTTCGCTTTCCCTCGGTCAAAGGGGAATACGTGCTGAAAGTGGAGGTTCCCGGTCTGCGCACAGCCCCCTTCCAGCTTGACATGCCCACTTCGGGCCCCATGACGATTGACCTGCAGTGAGCAGGAAAACCCAGGGCACATCAAAACAAAGAGAGGGACACCACTGTGTCCCTCTCTTTGTTTTGGGTTCAGCCCTGATTGGTGATCCAGAGCCTCGCATACGGGGGAAGCGGAATGTACCCGAGGTGCAAATCCAGGTGGGTCCCTGAGATGTGGTCGAGGGGCTGGTGGTATCCTCGCTCGTGCAGGATGTGGATGGGATATTGCATGTGGTGTTCGCTGAAGTTGTAGAACTGGATCATGTGGCCCATCGGGTGTGGCCTTTCCAGCACCAGCACTGCAGGAATTTCGCTGTTCAGGACCCAGGTGGACTGTCCGGCGTGAAGCTGCGGCAGCATCTTGCGGGTTTCAATCAGGTGCTTGAGGCCCAGAAACATCTGGCCATGAGAGGTTGAGGGGTCATGGCGTTTTTCTGCAACAGCCCAGTCCATGCAAGGGCGGTGCACCCAGCGGTTGTCCATCGCATGTTCACTGCTCTGGGTGAAGGTGTAATCGTTCAGCAGGGCCAGCTCATCGCCCATGTAGAGCAGGGGGATGCCCCCATACCCGAGAACCAGAGCATAAGAAAGCAGGCTCCGTTCAATGGACAGGTGCTGCAGGTGCTCGTTTTTTTCTTCCAGCGCAATTTCCAGACCGTTCAGGCTGGCCATGCTGCCCGAGATCCTGCGGTCTCCAGTGCGCCTGTTTTCCTGGAAGACCAGACCTCTCGCATGGGAACCCGGGAAGTTTCCAGAGTAGAAGTCACTGAGAAAGCGGCGGTGGCCCTCTCCGTGCAGTCCGGCCTGGGCGGCATCCTCATCTGAAACGGCCCAGCCGATGTCATCGTGGCAGCGCACATAGGTGGCCCAGCTTGCAGAGGTGGGTTTCTCCGGGAAGTTCTGCAGGGCTTTCTGCATCAGAAAGGCGTTTCTGGAGGCAAGGCTGGACCAGATCTGCACCATCAGGCTGTTGTGGTAGGCCAGATCCGAAACCTTACCATAGTGCTGTCCTCTGCCCAGGTAATGGATCAGTTTGTCAGGTGCAACGATGGCTTCTGCTTTGAAGAGCACTGCAGGGGCCACAATGCGAACCACAGCACGCAGGGCCTGGGTGATGTCGTGCACTTCCGGCAGGTTCTGGCAGTCGGTGCCCATGCGCTTCCAGATGAAGGCAATGGCGTCCAGACGGAACACATCCACCCCTTTGTTGGCCCAGTACAGGATGATCTTCACGAACTCCAGGAAGACATCGCTGTTGGCCCAGTTGAGGTCCCATTGCCAGCTGTTGAAGGT from Deinococcus cellulosilyticus NBRC 106333 = KACC 11606 encodes:
- a CDS encoding DedA family protein — protein: MEHLQDLILKFGYIGIGATLLLETGFLIFFFLPGDTLLLAVGAIAYTGKLALGPAILSAFIGAVLGNAVGYWVGAKYGRAVFSNQNSRLFNPENIAKAEHFYNKYGAMAIMLSRFVPGVRAIVPTIAGMVRMNYGMFMLLNIASAALWTVSLPLLAYYVLPLTGLTEKEVEKYILVMVFLAFLIPLIPVGIRMLKPRKSIQEKV
- the rpoD gene encoding RNA polymerase sigma factor RpoD, whose translation is MTEKRTRSKKTSETIEAPQESTPVSQSAAKVRTRKKATVEEAPKTKGRRAAIEPDDTPRVEKPYVQHQAIQDLVRVGKTMGMLSTEEIATALSAALEGSGTSEADLLEEVEDLQNYIQRQGIEISDLADDDEEVLGFDDDEEDEEEEDEFFDDIPKTVSNDPVRQYLHEIGRVPLLTLDEEIDLARRIEEGEEARKRIEAGEHSEDERKQRRLQRLVEDGQYARQQLIEANLRLVVSIAKKYTGRGLGFLDLIQEGNQGLIRAVEKFEYKRRYKFSTYATWWIRQAINRAIADQARTIRIPVHMVETINKLTRTARQLQQELSREPSYEEIAEAMGPGWDAAKVEEVQKVSQEPVSLETPIGDEKDSFYGDFIPDENLDSPVENAAKTLLSEELEKALSKLTEREAMVLKLRKGLVDGREHTLEEVGQYFNVTRERIRQIENKALRKLKYHESRTRKLRDFLD
- a CDS encoding class I SAM-dependent methyltransferase, whose protein sequence is MYSDLKIAKLPPKLPERGILTKPGVRGYPGLDDAQALLLGVLLNPPVDLGEHILDLTAQNGAVALYLTEPQITLAERSRAALEVLQRQFMDDPRVTVQAALPLEMTGEFDTVLAVLPADKGNEAVREYLQAAFARTKPGGLCLIAGDKDKGFERYFKWFKAAFGEGEVLERHKGMRVAGFIKENAEAQIEAARTHQYTFEGLQITSLPGVFSAGKVDDASQLLLSHLPSPAGKQVLDIGAGAGVLGLRCAQLGAEVTLLEEDLAAVRSIEINARDAGLKVTALHSDVGSALPEQAQFDLVVMNPPFHVGTDVILEVAEEFIRVAYQHVRAGGEVWVVANQFLPYEPLMQKHGKVQLVIKNKSYKVLRGIRERN
- a CDS encoding ribonuclease HII, with amino-acid sequence METQIGDFKLILGIDEAGRGALAGPVAVAGAILPAERVVLPYRDSKTLKFERRVELAEHVKSYAVRYAIKLVPAADIDSTGILKVVIRASEEIIQELQPEAVITDYLKVKTGLPLLAVPKADANSYTVAAASLLAKTARDQYMIELHEKHPEYGFAGHKGYGTQEHVQALQKHGVTPEHRKTFAPVAQGLLFSEN
- a CDS encoding alpha-amylase/4-alpha-glucanotransferase domain-containing protein, which codes for MSRLALVLHNHQPNGNLPDLLEKAHQTAYLPFLKVLQEHPRIKINLHYSGTLLQWIQKNHPTTLQLLKQLVERGQVELLGGGMHEPLLPLIPKRDRMAQIAAQRDWMAQHLGFRSKGVWLAECAWDTDLPETLSECGVEFTLLDDTQIPEQALPATYYLTEHDGHNVRVFVMQHQLHNQMPYAQPATLIENIRAQKQLVVLGEDGESLGLIGDTYQRCYIEGWLQNFFTALEQNRDIQLVHLSEELKQPCSGLVYVPSSSFAAPDGYFRQAMAKYAGINNLHKRMRYTSLKLDMTPRASQQAYEHLWRGQTGDAYWPTSAEYNFVRFEAYRNLIRAENEIEPRKYSWLEIDYRDTNGDGIQELIAESHTMNLHFSPTEGGSLQEWDYREKAVNLVDSYSDHPRTHPRTLVEHFFGGEVSLRSFASGQYLELGDFSTGLFDAGKYRNRVTLSRMGIVRGPAGIPVPVELKKSLKILPKEHQIELEYRITNHGDWDIITRFGSKWNFGLLAGDSPDRYFYINGRKVGSLGSTQEHREVTHAGIVDEWLGIRVVFEFEGREATIWHYPVVCDRKRPLYQSSVFMPVFDLDLPKGRSRRLAFNVHVEEL
- a CDS encoding globin domain-containing protein, yielding MDLRPMEEATIYDRLTKEGLGRLIHRFYDLVHQHPLLREIFPEDLTETREKQFAFMSGFFGGPPLYMEKYGHPRLRMRHLKFPIGEGEARAWLACMEQALKDTVPDQKLREDIFAALARTAVHMINQ
- a CDS encoding 2'-5' RNA ligase family protein, with the translated sequence MTLYGVLVWPHPELMRFIRAFQRDHQLAGYGVPHINLRSPFFWQGSEEELKEKFHDLSRNLSPLTLSSCGWKRFPNVLYVSLESTPSFREAHQMCRTLGGEPFKPVDGADYLPHITVGLGIVPWEEESVWQLAQQTYIPHLTWSCSELILTKDVCGEFTIVDSAPLHAGVLVDH